A part of Uloborus diversus isolate 005 chromosome 6, Udiv.v.3.1, whole genome shotgun sequence genomic DNA contains:
- the LOC129224905 gene encoding glutamate receptor ionotropic, kainate 5-like has translation MLCNKYLRFATNQLHHVIDINQSNSEVHIIGGYEGEVVKLILQYFAPKHKILVPEDNEWGRINKNGSWTGLIGMLQRNEADFAISSVSVTEERSFAVDFSVPYVIEKYLFVTRAPGTLPRYISILSPFSKTLWIIILLTVLAIYIVVRLFFIKEVSFFKLFELLQMKATRLKLGESYGISKRVLCASILFALIILTFSYEGVLLTMLAIPESETGIRSIADLSKAVQTRSYKCYTFQGLSVMEMFSNTKDISVQNLGKAIQENKWFIPHTTTEVGNKIFHEKAAVIFVEEWFKLFHSESILMSDDVFDITPLSVAMTKRFPCAQKLNQVVYRLIECGIFQKFKTQYFFEHSVRNADREANMKLSLSIIDFKEVFLVLVCGYISSLVVFICEITQSKFKKLVLRMLPLRHIFRKVGELQDIP, from the coding sequence ATGCTTTGCAACAAATATTTGCGTTTTGCGACAAACCAGCTGCATCATGTCATAGACATCAATCAAAGTAATTCAGAAGTGCATATAATTGGAGGATATGAGGGAGAAGTTGTCAAACTTATACTTCAATACTTTGCTCCAAAGCACAAAATTCTAGTTCCTGAAGATAACGAATGGGGTAGAATAAATAAGAACGGAAGTTGGACTGGACTTATTGGAATGCTACAAAGAAATGAAGCAGATTTTGCCATTTCTAGTGTTTCGGTAACTGAAGAGAGATCTTTTGCGGTTGATTTCAGTGTTCCTTACGttattgaaaaatatctttttgtcaCTAGGGCGCCTGGAACACTTCCTAGATACATTTCCATACTTTCACCCTTTTCCAAAACGTTATGGATAATCATACTTTTAACTGTTTTAGCTATTTACATTGTAGTGCGTCTGTTCTTCATTAAAgaagtttcatttttcaaactgtttgaactgcTTCAAATGAAAGCCACCAGATTAAAATTAGGAGAAAGTTACGGCATAAGTAAACGAGTTTTGTGTGCATCTATTTTATTTGCTTTGATTATATTGACTTTTTCATACGAAGGAGTCCTTTTAACCATGCTTGCAATACCGGAGAGTGAAACAGGAATTCGTTCAATTGCTGACCTTTCCAAAGCAGTGCAAACCAGGTCTTATAAATGCTATACTTTTCAAGGCCTATCTGTCATGGAAATGTTCAGCAACACGAAAGATATTTCTGTGCAAAATCTGGGAAAAGCAATCCAGGAAAATAAATGGTTTATTCCACATACCACGACTGAAGTTGGAAACAAAATATTCCACGAAAAAGCAGCAGTCATCTTCGTAGAAGAATGGTTTAAGCTCTTTCATTCTGAGAGCATTTTAATGTCGGATGATGTTTTTGATATCACCCCACTTAGCGTGGCAATGACGAAACGATTTCCTTGCGCTCAAAAGCTAAACCAAGTGGTTTATAGACTCATTGAatgtggaatttttcaaaaattcaaaacccAATATTTTTTCGAGCATTCTGTTCGAAATGCTGATCGTGAGGCAAACATGAAATTGTCGTTGTCTATAATCGACTTCAAGGAAGTTTTCTTAGTTCTAGTTTGTGGTTACATCTCATCACTCGTTGTATTCATCTGCGAAATTACACAGAGCAAATTCAAGAAACTTGTTCTCCGAATGCTACCTTTGCGACACATCTTTAGAAAAGTTGGAGAATTGCAAGATATTccatga